The genomic interval GCGATGAGAATATTGGCAAACTGATGGAGTTGACGAATCAAATCACGGGAGCCGTCGAGAAATATGGCGTCAGTTATGTCTCGCTGGGACCCGCCCTGCCCGAGTCGCCGCGCAGTTTTGAAGTGATCCCCGACGCGATCTTCGTCTCGAAAAATGTTTTCTTCGGCGGCGTGATGGCGGATAAAACGCGCGGACTGAATCTCGCCGCGATCCGCGCGTGTGCGGAGGTGATCGTGAGATGCGCGCAGATCGAACAGAACGGATTCGCCAACCTGCAATTCGCCGCGCTGGCAAACGTCCCTGCGGGCGCGCCGTTCTTCCCCGCCGCGTATCACGACAAAGATAAACCTGCTTTCGCCCTCGCAACCGAGTCCGCAGACTTGGCGGTACAAGCGTTTGAACATGCAAAGACCATCGAAGAGGGACGAAATAATTTAACCAGCGAGATCGAAAAGCACGGAAAGAAACTCGCCAAGATCTCGAATTCTCTACTCTCTAATTCTCGAAAGTTTTTGGGTATTGATTTTTCCCTCGCCCCCTTCCCCGACGATGCACACTCGCTTGGAAACGCGGTCGAAAAAATGGGCATCCCAAAGATCGGATTGCACGGTTCGCTCGCCGCGGCGGCGATCCTCACCGAAACCATTGACCGCGCAGACTTCTCTCACACAGGCTTCAGCGGATTCATGCAACCCGTGCTGGAAGATTCCGTCCTTGCGAAACGCGCCGCAGAAGGGACGCTCACCATCAAAGACGCGTTGCTTTACTCCGCTGTGTGCGGAACGGGACTGGACACGATTCCGCTCGCGGGAGATACGACGGCTGAACAACTTGTGCCGTTGTTACTCGACCTTTCCGCGCTGTCGTTGCGACTCGACAAACCCCTCACCGCGCGGCTGATGCCCATCCCTGGGAAGAAGGCAGGGGAGGAGACAAGTTTTGATTTTGGTTTCTTCGCTAACAGCAAGGTGATGAGCTTGGAAAGCGAACAACTGCGCATTCCATTTGATAGTTCGGAAACTTTTGAAATCAAGAAGAGATAACCGAGGAAGATATGCAAAAGATGTTTGCCGTTCTTATTATTTCTACGTTCATGATGGTTTCCTGCGCCGCGCCGACGCCTCAGCCCACGCTGACGCCTGTCCCCACTTCGACGCGTACGTCTGTGCCGACTGTCACTGCCACGCCCACGCTGAGACCTCCCACCGCATCCGAGCCGTTATGGATTCAAAACGGCGACGAACTGT from Candidatus Defluviilinea gracilis carries:
- a CDS encoding DUF711 family protein, producing the protein MKIRSVTYFCNPKYPLEEKVLQKAGKFLAEAKSAYEAAGYEVQTVRLATIPFPKLLGDENIGKLMELTNQITGAVEKYGVSYVSLGPALPESPRSFEVIPDAIFVSKNVFFGGVMADKTRGLNLAAIRACAEVIVRCAQIEQNGFANLQFAALANVPAGAPFFPAAYHDKDKPAFALATESADLAVQAFEHAKTIEEGRNNLTSEIEKHGKKLAKISNSLLSNSRKFLGIDFSLAPFPDDAHSLGNAVEKMGIPKIGLHGSLAAAAILTETIDRADFSHTGFSGFMQPVLEDSVLAKRAAEGTLTIKDALLYSAVCGTGLDTIPLAGDTTAEQLVPLLLDLSALSLRLDKPLTARLMPIPGKKAGEETSFDFGFFANSKVMSLESEQLRIPFDSSETFEIKKR